In one window of Luteolibacter sp. Y139 DNA:
- a CDS encoding type 1 glutamine amidotransferase domain-containing protein: MKTSDNGSKRVAVLAMDGFEQSELLDPAGALQEAGASVVIVTPEGEAIRGWKDKEWGQTIRADMSLGEADPKEFDALLLPGGVINSDNLRTSIPAQDFVRHFFEADKPVFAICHGAQILIDADLVDGRKMTSYHAISTDLINAGAEWENAEVVEDGRLISSRDPDDLPAFCSAICRALGLNESQSV, encoded by the coding sequence ATGAAAACATCCGATAATGGATCCAAAAGAGTGGCAGTGCTTGCGATGGACGGTTTTGAGCAATCCGAATTGCTTGACCCTGCCGGAGCGCTTCAAGAAGCTGGCGCGTCCGTGGTGATCGTGACTCCTGAGGGCGAAGCAATTCGGGGCTGGAAAGACAAGGAGTGGGGGCAAACGATCAGGGCGGATATGTCGCTAGGCGAAGCCGATCCGAAAGAATTCGATGCGTTGCTGCTGCCGGGCGGCGTGATCAATTCCGACAACCTTCGCACTTCCATTCCAGCGCAGGATTTCGTGAGACATTTCTTTGAAGCGGATAAGCCGGTCTTCGCCATCTGTCACGGTGCTCAGATCCTGATCGACGCAGATTTGGTCGACGGTCGTAAGATGACGTCGTATCACGCGATCTCCACCGACCTGATCAATGCGGGTGCAGAGTGGGAGAATGCGGAAGTGGTGGAGGACGGACGTTTGATTAGCTCGCGGGATCCCGATGATCTGCCGGCGTTTTGCAGCGCGATCTGTCGTGCGCTTGGGCTGAACGAGTCCCAATCCGTATGA